In Equus przewalskii isolate Varuska chromosome 6, EquPr2, whole genome shotgun sequence, one DNA window encodes the following:
- the TEX12 gene encoding testis-expressed protein 12 isoform X2, translating into MMASHLVKPDARNCKRTRELESQMPDSPQLSSLGKSDSSFSESSGLFYKDEALEKDLNDMSKEINLMLSTYAKILSERAAVDASYIDEIDGLFKEANTIENFLIQKRELLRQRFTMIANTLHR; encoded by the exons ATGATGGCAAGTCACCTTGTAAAACCTGATGCCAGAAATTGCAAGAGAACAAGAGAGTTGGAG TCTCAAATGCCAGATAGTCCACAACTTTCCTCTCTTGGAAAATCAGAttcctctttctctgaaagcTCTGGACTATTTTATAAAGATGAAGCCCTGGAGAAAGATTTGAATG aTATGAGCAAGGAAATTAATCTAATGTTGTCTACATATGCAAAGATCTTAAG TGAGAGAGCAGCAGTAGATGCATCTTATATTGACGAGATAGATGGACTCTTCAAAGAAGCCAATACTATTGAAAACTTTCTAATACAAAAAAGAGAGCTCCTTAGACAAAGGTTTACAATGATTGCAAACACACTGCACAGATAA
- the TEX12 gene encoding testis-expressed protein 12 isoform X1 — protein MMASHLVKPDARNCKRTRELESQMPDSPQLSSLGKSDSSFSESSGLFYKDEALEKDLNDMSKEINLMLSTYAKILRQRAAVDASYIDEIDGLFKEANTIENFLIQKRELLRQRFTMIANTLHR, from the exons ATGATGGCAAGTCACCTTGTAAAACCTGATGCCAGAAATTGCAAGAGAACAAGAGAGTTGGAG TCTCAAATGCCAGATAGTCCACAACTTTCCTCTCTTGGAAAATCAGAttcctctttctctgaaagcTCTGGACTATTTTATAAAGATGAAGCCCTGGAGAAAGATTTGAATG aTATGAGCAAGGAAATTAATCTAATGTTGTCTACATATGCAAAGATCTTAAGGCAA AGAGCAGCAGTAGATGCATCTTATATTGACGAGATAGATGGACTCTTCAAAGAAGCCAATACTATTGAAAACTTTCTAATACAAAAAAGAGAGCTCCTTAGACAAAGGTTTACAATGATTGCAAACACACTGCACAGATAA